The sequence below is a genomic window from Rhodanobacteraceae bacterium.
TCGACCGGCTGATCGAGGACCAGGCCAATCCCACCGTCTGGCGCACGCTGGCGCAGCGTTTCCTGTCGCTGGAACGGGACATCGCGCAGACCGACCGGGCCAAGGCCGCGGACGACTTCGAAGCGCGCCTGAAGTACGCCCAACAGGAAATGGAAGTGATGCGGCTGGAAAGTGAAGCCGCATTGCAGCAGGAACGGGCGCAGGCGCTGGCCGAGAGCAGCCGGCTGAGTGGCTGGCTGATGGCCTCGGCGATGGCCATGATGACCCTCCTCGCAGTCTTCTTCGTGCTGCAGCGGCGCACCAACCGACGGCTGCAACGCACCCTGGCGGCCCGCCGCGAGAGCGAAGCGCGAGCCACCGACCTTTTGCGCCTGTCCAAGGGCATGGTCTTTCTGCACGATCTGAATGGCCGCCTGGTGATGGTCAACCTGGCCACCGCGGAGGCACTGGGCACGCTGCCCGAGCATCTGGTCGGCCGGGCGCTGGGCGAATACCTCGCAGACCAGTCGCGCCTCGAGTTCGACCAGGCCTTGCGCCGGCTGGCGCAGCAACGCAGTGATGAGGCCACGCTCACGGTGCGCAGCAACAGCGGCGAACGCCACTGGCAGTACAGCGGGCGCTTGTCCGACAACGGTGGCTACGCCATCGGTCACGCGGTGGATGTGACCGAGCAACGCCGCGAAGCTGAAGCCTTGCGCGCCGAAAGCCAGCGCGATGCGCTGACCGGCGCCTACAACCGGCGCTGGTTCGGCGAGTTCGAGGCGCGCGAGGGCAACCGCCGCTGGGCGGTGGTCAACGTGGACCTGGACCAGTTCAAGCAGATCAACGACACCCGCGGCCATGACGAAGGTGACCGCGTCCTGGTGGCCATGACCCGCTACCTGCAGAATCAGGTCGGTCCCAATGATGCGGTGATCCGCAGTGGCGGCGACGAGTTCCTGCTGCTGCTCGCCAACGGCAATGGTGCCACCGCGGAGGCGCTGATCGGGCGGCTGAAGGCCGATATGGACTCCGCCCCATGCCGCTATTCGCTGGGCCACGCCGTGCGCGAGGGCGACGAGCGCCTGGGCGACACCCTGGCGCGCGCGGATGCGGACATGTACGCCAAACGGCGCGCCGCGCGCGAGCGACGCGGCTGATGGCGACCGAGGCACGGCACCCACCACCTCCGAGGACTTGCCATGCACCGCAGCCGCCTCAGCGGATTCATCATCGATTGCCACACGGACGACCTGCCCGCCGCCGCCGGTTTCTGGAGCGCAGCGCTGGGCATGCCGATCCTCGGTGACGATGGCCCGAAGTACCTGCGACTGGACGCCAGCGCCCGCGACCTGACGGTCGAAGTGCAGCGGGTGGAGCATGCGAGCCGCGTGCATCTGGACATCGAGTCCGACGACGTGGAAGCCGAAGTCCGCCGCCTGGAAGGCCTCGGCGCCACGCGGGTGCACCAAGGCGCACGCTGGTGGGTCATGCAGGCGCCGAGCGGCCAGCGCTTCTGCGTGGTCGAGGCCCGCGAGAATCTCGCCGCGGCCCCCGGCGTGACCGTGTGGGATACCCCGAATTTCCGCGCCTAGGCCAACAACTCGCCGAGGCGCGCGCGGGCTTCGGACCACAAGCGCTGGCTACTGCGCAGCGGCAGGTCCAGGGCATCCGCGGTTTCCTGCTCGGACAGGCCGGCGAACACGCGGCATTCGACCACACGCTCCCAGTCGGGGTTCTCCTGGCGCAGGCGCTCCAGCGCGGAGTCCAGCTCCAACAGGCCGCGCGCCTCGCTGGCGATACGCTCGGCGTGGGCGTCGACATCGGTATGCGCCACGCCGCCGCCGCGCTTGGCGGCGAGCTTGTCGCGGGCGTGGTTGAGCATCAGCTGGCGCATCGCGCGTGCGGCGAGGGCCATGAAGTGCGCGCGGTTGAGCACCCCCTCCGCTCCTGCGCGCGCAAGCCGCAGGTAGCAGTCATGGACCAGCGCGGTCGGATTGAGGGTGGCATTGCCGGGTCCGCCGAGCACCCCGCGCGCCAGGCGTTTGAGATCCTCGTAGACCAGCGCCACGGCGCGGTCCCAGGCCGCGTCGTCGCCTGCTCGCGCCCGTGCCAGCAACTGGGTGACTTCCGCCATCTCCCCGGCACCCTCCCCCAACTGCTGCCGAGCATAGGCGAAGCGCCGCGTGCAAAGCGTCGGCGCGATCAGCGGTTCGCCGGCATTTGCGGTCCGCCCGTCCGGTCCTCGGACGCGAGCCGCTCCGCGCTGACGGCCAACTCGGCCAAGGCCGCCCGTGCCTGCGTCGCCAGAGCGGCGTCGCCGGTGCTGGCGGCGATCTCGGACGCCAGCGTCCAGTGCGCGAAATTGGGCTCCTCGGGCAGGCCGCGCCACAGCGCGACGGCATCGTTCGTCCGCCCACTCCGCAACCATGCACGCCCCAGCGCGCGCCGGATCTGTGGCGGAAGTT
It includes:
- a CDS encoding diguanylate cyclase; translated protein: MTDYSPAAGLANLARAALVGLCLCAPGLAAQVPADSLPRHPLETRALTEPEAVLAEIPAELERAQGDARTLALLELAHANACRVMADWNCQREAGAAAAAAGERAADGILQVRGLIAQARGHIALQDYTRGEQLLASAQLLLKQTPSPELAADVYLAYSSLSEFIGKHESGLRYAGLGLDALDGVDAPLIRTRLLRNQARAQSRLGKVKEARHSLADAEAAASALVDPKLHAELALETARVARLAGDIEEQRRMGARILDLGRKLQNSQLSGLGEEVLGLAALEAQESEEARLHLQAAAVSFRELGLDRDELRVTRQLLDRLIEDQANPTVWRTLAQRFLSLERDIAQTDRAKAADDFEARLKYAQQEMEVMRLESEAALQQERAQALAESSRLSGWLMASAMAMMTLLAVFFVLQRRTNRRLQRTLAARRESEARATDLLRLSKGMVFLHDLNGRLVMVNLATAEALGTLPEHLVGRALGEYLADQSRLEFDQALRRLAQQRSDEATLTVRSNSGERHWQYSGRLSDNGGYAIGHAVDVTEQRREAEALRAESQRDALTGAYNRRWFGEFEAREGNRRWAVVNVDLDQFKQINDTRGHDEGDRVLVAMTRYLQNQVGPNDAVIRSGGDEFLLLLANGNGATAEALIGRLKADMDSAPCRYSLGHAVREGDERLGDTLARADADMYAKRRAARERRG
- a CDS encoding VOC family protein: MHRSRLSGFIIDCHTDDLPAAAGFWSAALGMPILGDDGPKYLRLDASARDLTVEVQRVEHASRVHLDIESDDVEAEVRRLEGLGATRVHQGARWWVMQAPSGQRFCVVEARENLAAAPGVTVWDTPNFRA
- a CDS encoding RNA polymerase subunit sigma, which gives rise to MAEVTQLLARARAGDDAAWDRAVALVYEDLKRLARGVLGGPGNATLNPTALVHDCYLRLARAGAEGVLNRAHFMALAARAMRQLMLNHARDKLAAKRGGGVAHTDVDAHAERIASEARGLLELDSALERLRQENPDWERVVECRVFAGLSEQETADALDLPLRSSQRLWSEARARLGELLA